One genomic region from Campylobacter concisus encodes:
- a CDS encoding PDC sensor domain-containing protein, producing MVIKDIKRFSDTRYKARAYICYLFSRNLPNRLPGVCLENIKAGFDKISHEIENFDALYILDENGIQIEDSISLNEKYKIPKGENRANKAYYYTAVREKRCVLSDPYPSSLNGGLCVTASVPIYNEKNELKFIACIDISLENILNMVDSGFVEEHFGRFLKTVYALFCASLFMICAFLFWHGVKSFISKSIEHINVEEIFESTIILTLALAIFDLVKTIFEEEVLGKNYEENSVIYKTMVRFIGSIIIALAIEALMLVFKFAITAPENIINAIYLIGGVAMLMAALSFYLFSVKRQENR from the coding sequence TTGGTTATAAAAGATATTAAGAGATTTAGTGACACGAGATACAAGGCAAGGGCGTATATCTGCTATTTATTTAGTAGAAATTTACCAAACAGACTGCCTGGAGTGTGCTTAGAAAATATAAAAGCTGGCTTTGATAAGATCAGCCACGAGATAGAAAATTTTGATGCACTATACATTTTGGACGAAAATGGCATACAGATCGAAGACTCGATCAGCCTAAATGAAAAGTATAAAATCCCAAAAGGTGAAAACCGCGCAAACAAGGCATACTACTACACTGCCGTGCGCGAGAAAAGGTGCGTTTTAAGCGATCCATATCCATCAAGTCTAAATGGAGGTTTGTGCGTCACAGCAAGCGTGCCTATCTATAATGAAAAAAATGAGCTTAAATTTATCGCTTGTATCGATATAAGCCTAGAAAATATCCTAAATATGGTCGATAGCGGCTTTGTTGAGGAGCATTTTGGTAGATTTTTGAAGACAGTTTATGCGCTCTTTTGTGCATCACTTTTTATGATTTGTGCATTTTTATTTTGGCACGGGGTAAAGAGCTTTATCTCAAAAAGTATCGAGCATATAAATGTCGAAGAAATTTTTGAATCAACTATCATTTTAACGCTGGCTCTTGCCATTTTTGATCTTGTTAAGACGATATTTGAAGAAGAGGTTTTAGGTAAAAATTACGAAGAAAATAGCGTTATTTATAAGACGATGGTGAGATTTATCGGCTCAATTATCATCGCACTTGCTATCGAAGCGCTTATGCTAGTCTTTAAATTTGCTATTACTGCACCTGAAAATATCATAAACGCTATCTATCTAATAGGCGGCGTGGCGATGCTAATGGCGGCACTTAGCTTTTATCTTTTTAGCGTAAAAAGGCAAGAGAACAGATGA
- the pglF gene encoding UDP-N-acetylglucosamine 4,6-dehydratase (configuration-retaining): protein MFHATKLKRLIFFLTGDIFIFAFSIYAAYLLRFNANIPDIYVQGLFVTAGFLIIFKLFFLWMFKIYKVPWRFFGLNEARKIFLAHVCSAVLFTIIFFIIQDFFNPYPRSVIFIDLLISCLLIGLLRISKRMVLDFSNKPHKGEPCVVIGATSKALHVLRGLKQGYLDYYAVGVVDGRSDLVGTYCDGFLVQDKKEIPSLIKDYDAKTAIIALALDQDELQALVDELTGYGIRDMKLFSLIENEPIKDISIEDLLARKPKDLNPEAISNFLKDKRVLVTGAGGSIGSEICKQCLKFGVSELIMVEHSEFNLYKIGEDTRDKRTVSKLVNITNLKDFEEVFEEFRPEIVIHAAAYKHVPLCELNPRSAVENNILGTKNAVDLSKKYGAKKFVMISSDKAVRPTNIMGTTKRVCELYALNSNEAGVCEIVCVRFGNVLGSSGSVIPKFKAQIAANKPLSVTHPEITRYFMLTSEACQLVLQAASIAKGGELFVLDMGEPVKIVDLAKKMLLLSNKEHLGIEFVGLRPGEKLYEELLINKDDVQTKYESIFVTHSQPYDLTLLNSQINGLLQLEDDEVAPALKVIVPEFNHALNLKG, encoded by the coding sequence ATGTTTCATGCGACAAAGTTAAAAAGGCTTATATTTTTCCTTACTGGCGATATTTTTATATTTGCGTTTTCGATATATGCGGCTTATCTTTTGAGATTTAACGCAAATATCCCAGACATCTACGTTCAGGGCCTTTTTGTAACGGCTGGATTTTTGATTATTTTTAAGCTATTTTTTCTATGGATGTTTAAAATTTACAAGGTGCCGTGGAGATTTTTTGGGCTAAATGAAGCTCGCAAAATTTTCTTAGCTCACGTTTGCTCAGCGGTTTTGTTTACGATCATATTTTTCATAATACAAGACTTCTTTAATCCATACCCAAGAAGCGTTATTTTCATTGATCTTCTAATTTCATGCCTACTTATTGGACTTTTGAGAATTTCAAAGCGCATGGTGCTTGACTTTTCAAACAAACCTCACAAAGGAGAGCCATGCGTGGTAATCGGTGCTACATCAAAAGCACTTCACGTTTTGCGTGGCTTAAAACAAGGCTATCTCGACTATTACGCAGTTGGCGTGGTAGATGGCAGGAGTGATCTTGTTGGTACTTATTGTGATGGATTTTTAGTTCAAGATAAAAAAGAAATACCAAGCCTTATAAAAGACTACGACGCAAAGACCGCTATCATCGCGCTTGCGCTAGATCAAGACGAGCTTCAAGCCTTAGTTGATGAGCTAACTGGATATGGCATAAGAGATATGAAGCTCTTCTCTCTTATCGAAAATGAGCCGATCAAGGATATCTCGATCGAAGACTTGCTAGCTAGAAAGCCAAAAGACTTAAATCCAGAAGCTATTTCAAATTTTTTAAAAGATAAAAGAGTGCTTGTCACTGGAGCTGGAGGCAGCATAGGAAGTGAAATTTGTAAGCAGTGCTTAAAATTTGGTGTAAGTGAGCTTATAATGGTCGAGCATAGCGAGTTTAACCTTTATAAAATAGGCGAAGATACAAGAGATAAAAGAACTGTTAGCAAGCTTGTAAATATCACAAATTTAAAAGACTTTGAAGAGGTTTTTGAAGAATTTAGACCAGAGATTGTCATCCACGCTGCAGCCTACAAACACGTACCACTTTGCGAGCTAAATCCTCGCTCAGCAGTTGAAAACAACATCCTTGGCACAAAAAATGCAGTCGATCTTTCTAAAAAATATGGTGCTAAGAAATTTGTCATGATCTCTTCAGACAAGGCTGTGCGCCCAACAAACATAATGGGTACAACTAAGCGTGTTTGCGAGCTTTATGCGCTAAATTCAAACGAAGCAGGTGTCTGCGAGATAGTTTGCGTGCGCTTTGGTAATGTCCTTGGCTCAAGTGGCTCAGTCATACCTAAATTTAAAGCACAAATCGCTGCAAATAAGCCACTAAGCGTCACTCACCCAGAGATCACAAGATACTTTATGCTTACATCTGAAGCGTGCCAGCTGGTCCTTCAAGCAGCCTCTATCGCAAAAGGTGGAGAGCTTTTCGTGCTTGATATGGGCGAGCCAGTTAAGATCGTCGATCTTGCTAAAAAGATGCTTCTGCTTTCAAATAAAGAGCATTTAGGTATCGAATTTGTAGGGCTTAGACCTGGCGAGAAGCTTTATGAGGAGCTGCTTATCAACAAAGATGACGTTCAAACTAAGTATGAGTCAATCTTTGTGACACACTCACAGCCTTATGATCTGACCCTTTTAAATTCACAGATAAATGGGCTTTTGCAGCTTGAAGATGACGAGGTGGCACCTGCTCTTAAGGTGATCGTACCAGAGTTTAACCATGCATTAAATTTAAAAGGCTAG